The nucleotide window AGACACCCGGCACCACAAACCGGGCTACCCCCTTGTCCCGGGCACGCTTAAGCACAGTGCCTATGTCGTCTGCCAACGCTGGAAAATCCAGATGACAGTGGGTATCGATCAGCTGCATAGAGTCATTCATTGCCAGACGCGGCTTCGCCGCTTGCTAAACGTCACTTCGTGACGCGCCAGTGATAAGAAAAAGCTTAAGAGCCTTATTCGGGAGAATCAAGTTTATCACCACTGCATGGCCTTGTAAGAAGACGGCTGCAGCCACTCGGTAGAGAGTCCTGATCCCCTTTGGCAGACGAGACCATCGCCTCTGGAAACAAAAAAAAACGCGCCCCAAGGCGCGTTTTTTATCAGTGCTCCCGGGTTGAGCGGAAGCGCATATCCGGCCAGCGCTCCTCGGTCAGGCTCAGATTCACCCGGGTCGGCGCCAGATAGGTCAGCAAGCCTCCACCATCCAGGGCCAGGTTATCTCCCCCTTTACGGCGAAACTCTTCCAGCTTACGGGCATCCTCGCACTCAACCCAGCGGGCAGTCGCTATCGTGACCGGCTCGTACATGCATTCAACTTTGTACTCATCTTTGAGACGGTATACCACCACCTCAAACTGCAGCTGCCCTACGGCACCCAGAATCAGATCGTTCTTATTGATCGGCTGAAACAACTGGACCGCACCCTCTTCCGATAATTGCTGCAAGCCTTTCTGCAACTGCTTCATCTTCAGCGGGTCTTTAGGCCGCACCCGGCGGAACATCTCCGGCGCGAAGTGAGGAATACCGGTAAACTTCAGGTCCTCACCTTCGGTAAAGGTATCACCGATCTGAATAGTACCGTGGTTGTGCAGTCCGATTATATCGCCGGACCAGGCTTCCTCGACATTGGAACGGTCTCCGGCCAGGAAGGTCACCGCATCGGCAATCTTTACATCCTTTTTGATCCGCACATGACGCATCTTCATGCCACGGGTATAACTCCCTGAACAGACTCGCATAAAGGCGATCCGGTCACGGTGTTTAGGGTCCATATTGGCCTGAATTTTAAACACAAAACCGGAAAAGGCCTCTTCATCTGCCGCGACCGGGCGGCTAATGGTTTCCCGGGCAATCGGTGACGGTGCAAACTCAACAAAACCATCAAGCATTTCACGGACACCGAAGTTAGACAGCGCGGTACCAAAATAAACAGGTGTCTGCCGACCCGCCAGATATTCATCCTGATCATATTCATGGCTTGCCCCCCGAACCAGCTCGATCTCATCGACAAAGTCTTCATAGAGGTTACCCAGCAATTCCCGGGCGGCATCGCTTTCCAGCCCCTGAACCTGAATATCATCGGGAATAACGCTACCCTGCCCCGGCGTAAACACATGGATAGTATCGGTGTAGAGGTTATACACACCGCGAAAATCCTTACCCATACTGATCGGCCAGGTAATCGGCGCTGCCGCAATTTTCAGCACCTCTTCAATCTCATCCAGCAGTTCAATCGGATCACGGATATCCCGGTCCATCTTGTTAACAAAAGACAGAATCGGCGTGTCACGCAGACGACAGACTTCCATCAGTTTAATGGTGCGAGCCTCGACACCCTTGGCGCCATCCACCACCATCAAAGCGGAGTCTACTGCGGTCAGTGTACGATAGGTATCTTCTGAGAAGTCCTCGTGTCCCGGAGTGTCCAGCAGGTTGACGATACGACCATTATGAGGAAACTGCATCACCGATGAGGTAACCGAAATACCCCGCTCCTGCTCCATACTCATCCAGTCGGACGTTGCATGACGGTCAGACTTTTTACCCTTAACGGTACCGGCTTTCTGAATCAGGTTTCCGAACAACAGCAGTTTTTCGGTAATCGTGGTTTTACCCGCATCCGGGTGGGAAATAATTGCGAAAGTCCGACGAATCGAGACTTCCTTAGAGATACTAGACATAGAGATCCGGTTATTTTGGAAACTGCCCTGCACACCAACCTGCAGAAGCCAGAAAATATCATTGGGCGCTATTTTCGCCGATCGGCATCAAATCAGCAACTGAAAGCGATTAACTCAGCCCAGATTCCTGACAAACAGCCGGATAAAGTCGTGAATCTGCAACGCTGTTCCCGCAACGCCCTCGCTATCGTTGAGTTGACACCTGTGACTCCGGATCCGGCTATGCAGCACATACTCCACCGGGCAGTGCGCCTTCAGCCCCCCTGTCCCGATCGCCAGTCGACTCTTTTACCGGTTTTTTATGCCAGTTTTCAGACCCGCACTGCCGATACAAAAACCTTATTCGGAGAATTTCCACGGCTTATCTTCAGGCACATACAGGCTCTCTTTTTTGATACAGCGCTGACTGATAGCGGTCGCTTCAGACAACAGAACATCCCGGCCTTCAGCCATTTTCCGGGTATAGAGAGGGGTTCTCCAACCGTAAAAAGCCGCTTCGCACTGCTGCGTTTTCTGTATCCCGACAATATCCTCTTCACTCCAGTTACACTGATAACCCGCGACAGTTCTCACAGGAGCACTCCCGGACAGCAAGCCATAGGGGATAGCGCTTTTTTCAATAAGCGGATGCATCCTGACCCTGGCGATATTGCCGATAGAGAGATAGGTGTATACCGCATCAGGGGTTTCCCAGCGTTCTTTCCGATAGGGGGAGTAGGTCGTTTCACCACGCGACCGGGCAGCCATCGCCAGCATCTCGCCCGTTTCTGCATAATATCGGGTATCTGCGGTGGCAATGACTAGCTGGCGACCTTGCTTATCCGGCTGATCGTCAATCAACCGGGTCACAAAATGATCGTAGGTAATCACATACGCTGGAGTTTCATCGGCCTCACAGCTCAATGCAGGCAGATCTCCGGCATAGCTGACTGAAACCACCGCCCACAGAATAACGGGTAGTAGTCGTGTAAAAATCCTGTTGCGTTCCATCATCAGACCCGTTTTATATTCACCTAATCAGAGCAGAACAAATATAACGCCCCTGTATAACGCCACCGATATAATACCCCGGGCTCATCCGGACGTTTAACACGCCACCAGCGCGATAATAAAAAAGCAAAGTAGCAAAGAACCCCTGCAGTTTACAAGTTCAGGTCAAAAACAGTGCGACAATCTGACACATCCATGATGCAGCGCTCTTGGTTATAATTTCGCTTTCTGCCAAGCTAGCGTTATGAACTACACCAGCAACACCCGCCATCAGCTACTGCAGCTCTGTTATATCCGCACGGTCACTATCTTCGGCCAGAGCGGACTTTTGCTGTACCTTTTTTTTGCTCTGCATGTCACGCTTAATTTCTGGCTGATCGCCTTTGCGCTGCTGGCGATGGCACTACTCAATCTGCTGTCACTGTTGCGACTTCGTTCACCCATGCCGCTGACGCAGCTGGAGTTTTTCTTCCAGCTGGTTGCCGATATCGCTTTTTATGTCTGCCTGTTATATCAGATGGGCGGGGTAGGTAACCCATTCTCAGCACTATTGCTGATTCCTTTGATTATCAGTGCAACCTCGTTGCCCCGGCATTACACCTGGCTGACAGCACTCCTGGTTATCATCAGTTACTCTCTGTTGATGCACTTTTTTATTCCGATCAATCTGCCGGATACCGGACATCAGCATCAGGCGGCGGCGCTGTTGAACCTGCACCTTGCGGGGATGTGGATTAACTTTATCCTGACCGCAATACTGATCACCTGGTTTGTCGTCAATATCCGCGATAATCTGCAGCGTCAGGAACTAAAACTGAACCGCGCCCGGGCCTCCAACCTGCGCAATCAGCAGCTACTGTCACTGGCCACCATGGCGGCCGGTACGGCCCATGAGATGGGCACGCCGCTGGCAACCATGCGGGTACTGCTCCATGAGATCAAGCTTGACCACAGTGACGATACAGAACTGCTTGAGGATATCGGAATATTGCAGGCGCAGGTAGAAAACTGTTCCGACCGGTTGAAACATCTGGCCGACTCAGTCCAACAGGAGCAGAAAGAATCACGTCTTCTGCCTGCCCGGCAGTTTTTCGATGAAATTATGGACCGCTGGCTGTTGATGCGCCCCACAGCAAACTTTACGCCTGTGATTTTTAATCTCAGCGGTGAACCTGCCATATATAGCTCGATCCCGCTTCAGCAGGCGTTTATTAACCTGCTCAACAATGCTGCCGATGCTTCCGATAAACCGCTTAAAATTGAAGTATCATCTGACTCACAGCAGATACTCTTTACCCTTCTGGATCAGGGGCCGGGGATTCCGCTTGAGCAGGCGGAAAAGCTGGGCAGCCCCTTCATCACCACTAAGGGTAAGGGGCTGGGAATCGGACTGTTTCTGACGGCCAGCGCGCTGGACAGCTATGGCGGTGAAGTCCGCCTGTTTAATCACCCTGAAGGCGGCACACTGACTGAAGTCAAACTACCGGTCATACAAGAGAGCCAGAAAAATGGACACTAATTCGAGCGCTTTACGGTTTCTGATTGTTGATGATGACGAGACTTTCTCACGGGTTTTGAACCGGGCTATTAAGCGACGCGGCTACGATACCGCGGTTGCCGGTTCGGCTGAGCAGGCACTGGAGATACTCACTGAGTTTACCCCGGATCTTGCGACCCTG belongs to Amphritea atlantica and includes:
- a CDS encoding peptide chain release factor 3, yielding MSSISKEVSIRRTFAIISHPDAGKTTITEKLLLFGNLIQKAGTVKGKKSDRHATSDWMSMEQERGISVTSSVMQFPHNGRIVNLLDTPGHEDFSEDTYRTLTAVDSALMVVDGAKGVEARTIKLMEVCRLRDTPILSFVNKMDRDIRDPIELLDEIEEVLKIAAAPITWPISMGKDFRGVYNLYTDTIHVFTPGQGSVIPDDIQVQGLESDAARELLGNLYEDFVDEIELVRGASHEYDQDEYLAGRQTPVYFGTALSNFGVREMLDGFVEFAPSPIARETISRPVAADEEAFSGFVFKIQANMDPKHRDRIAFMRVCSGSYTRGMKMRHVRIKKDVKIADAVTFLAGDRSNVEEAWSGDIIGLHNHGTIQIGDTFTEGEDLKFTGIPHFAPEMFRRVRPKDPLKMKQLQKGLQQLSEEGAVQLFQPINKNDLILGAVGQLQFEVVVYRLKDEYKVECMYEPVTIATARWVECEDARKLEEFRRKGGDNLALDGGGLLTYLAPTRVNLSLTEERWPDMRFRSTREH
- a CDS encoding HAMP domain-containing histidine kinase — protein: MNYTSNTRHQLLQLCYIRTVTIFGQSGLLLYLFFALHVTLNFWLIAFALLAMALLNLLSLLRLRSPMPLTQLEFFFQLVADIAFYVCLLYQMGGVGNPFSALLLIPLIISATSLPRHYTWLTALLVIISYSLLMHFFIPINLPDTGHQHQAAALLNLHLAGMWINFILTAILITWFVVNIRDNLQRQELKLNRARASNLRNQQLLSLATMAAGTAHEMGTPLATMRVLLHEIKLDHSDDTELLEDIGILQAQVENCSDRLKHLADSVQQEQKESRLLPARQFFDEIMDRWLLMRPTANFTPVIFNLSGEPAIYSSIPLQQAFINLLNNAADASDKPLKIEVSSDSQQILFTLLDQGPGIPLEQAEKLGSPFITTKGKGLGIGLFLTASALDSYGGEVRLFNHPEGGTLTEVKLPVIQESQKNGH